A portion of the Meriones unguiculatus strain TT.TT164.6M chromosome 11, Bangor_MerUng_6.1, whole genome shotgun sequence genome contains these proteins:
- the LOC110541720 gene encoding polyunsaturated fatty acid (12S)/(13S)-lipoxygenase, epidermal-type, with the protein MGRYRVVVVTGDSLWAGSSNLVQLWLGGEHGEADLGKQLRPLRGRRVELEVEVPLHLGRLLVVKLRKHRGLLDSDWFCKWVTVQGPGTQGEAYFPCYSWLQGSETVCLPEGTALTVSHDAQSLFKRFREQELEERRRLYRWGSWKEGLILPIAGSTRNDLPRNQRFMEDKDFDFSLSLARVLKDFAIKGSLDFVSRVQSLEDYQKIFPHGSTALAGWVRDSWKDDALFGYQFLNGANPMLLRRSKGLPARLLLPPGTEALRSELEKALEAGSLFEADFSLLDGVKPNIIIFKQQYVTAPLVLLQLQPDGRLLPMAIQLQPPRHGCSPPLLFLPSDPPMAWLLAKIWVRSSDFQLHQLQSHLLRGHLMAEVISVATMRSLPSLHPIYKLLVPHFRYTMEINTLARNNLVSEWGIFDLVVSTGSGGHVDILQRATSCLTYRSFCPPDDLADRGLSDVKSSLYAQDALRLWGIISRYVERMVELFYKSDTDVKDDPELQAWCREVTEVGLLGAQDRGFPVSLETRAQLGRFVAMCVFTCTGQHSSTHLGQLDWYSWIPNGPCTMRKPPPTSKDVTEKDIIDALPSLQQARMQMTFIKFLGRRQPVMVALGQHEEEYFSGLKPRAVLEQFREELAAMDEEIEVRNADLDLPYEYLRPSMVENSVTI; encoded by the exons ATGGGCAGGtacagggtggtggtggtgaccgGAGACTCGCTGTGGGCGGGCTCCAGCAACCTGGTGCAGCTGTGGCTGGGCGGCGAGCACGGGGAGGCGGACCTGGGCAAGCAGCTGCGGCCGCTGCGGGGCAGG AGGGTAGAGCTGGAGGTGGAGGTCCCCTTGCATCTCGGGCGCCTCCTCGTGGTAAAGCTGCGCAAGCACAGAGGCCTGTTGGATTCCGACTGGTTCTGCAAGTGGGTCACGGTGCAGGGCCCCGGGACCCAGGGCGAGGCCTACTTCCCCTGCTACAGCTGGCTGCAGGGCAGCGAGACCGTCTGCCTGCCCGAGGGCACCG CCCTGACGGTGAGCCACGACGCTCAGAGCCTGTTTAAGAGGTTCCGGgagcaggagctggaggagcGGAGGAGGCTGTACCG GTGGGGCTCCTGGAAGGAGGGGCTGATCCTGCCCATTGCGGGGAGCACGCGGAATGACCTCCCCAGGAACCAGAGGTTCATGGAAGACAAGGATTTcgatttctccctctctctggccAGAGT GCTGAAGGACTTCGCCATTAAGGGGAGCCTAGATTTTGTAAGTCGCGTACAAAGCCTGGAGGACTACCAAAAGATCTTCCCACACGGGAGCACCGCGCTGGCCG GGTGGGTCCGGGACTCTTGGAAGGACGACGCGCTCTTCGGGTACCAGTTCCTCAACGGGGCCAACCCCATGCTCCTGAGGCGGTCCAAGGGCCTTCCTGCGCggctgctcctgcctccgggGACCGAAGCCCTGAGGAGCGAGCTGGAGAAGGCGCTGGAG GCTGGGTCTCTGTTTGAAGCCGATTTCTCGCTGCTGGACGGCGTCAAGCCCAACATCATCATTTTTAAGCAGCAGTATGTGACGGCCCCtttggtcctgctgcagctgcagcCCGACGGGAGGCTGTTGCCCATGGCCATCCAG ctccaGCCCCCTCGACATGGATGCTCCCCACCTCTGCTCTTCTTGCCCTCGGACCCTCCCATGGCCTGGCTGCTGGCCAAGATCTGGGTCCGAAGCTCTGATTTCCAGCTGCACCAGTTACAGTCACACCTGCTAAGGGGACATCTCATGGCTGAGGTCATCTCCGTGGCCACGATGAGGAGCCTGCCCAGCCTGCATCCCATATACAAG CTCCTTGTCCCGCACTTTCGCTACACTATGGAGATCAACACCCTGGCCAGAAACAATCTTGTCTCTGAATGGGGGATTTTTGATCTG GTGGTGAGTACAGGGAGCGGAGGCCATGTGGACATCCTCCAGAGAGCCACATCCTGCCTGACCTACCGCTCCTTCTGCCCTCCGGATGACTTGGCCGACCGAGGGCTCTCGGATGTGAAGTCTTCTCTGTATGCCCAGGATGCCCTCAGGCTATGGGGCATCATCAGCCG GTATGTGGAGAGGATGGTTGAGCTTTTCTACAAGAGTGACACGGATGTGAAGGACGATCCAGAGCTGCAGGCCTGGTGCAGAGAGGTCACTGAGGTCGGGCTGCTTGGGGCACAGGACCGGGG GTTTCCCGTGTCCTTGGAGACCCGGGCTCAGCTGGGCCGCTTTGTCGCCATGTGCGTCTTCACCTGCACCGGCCAGCATTCCTCTACCCACCTGGGTCAG CTGGACTGGTACTCCTGGATTCCCAACGGCCCCTGCACCATGCGCAAGCCCCCACCCACCTCCAAGGACGTGACGGAGAAGGACATCATAGACGCACTGCCTTCCCTCCAGCAGGCTCGGATGCAGATGACCTTCATCAAGTTCCTGGGCAGGCGCCAGCCCGTCATG GTGGCCCTAGGGCAGCACGAGGAGGAGTATTTCTCAGGGCTCAAGCCCCGGGCCGTGCTGGAGCAATTCCGGGAGGAGCTGGCTGCCATGGACGAGGAGATCGAGGTCCGGAATGCCGACCTGGACCTGCCCTATGAGTACCTCCGACCCAGCATGGTGGAAAACAGCGTGACCATCTGA